CATCCTCGTCCTCAACAAGCTCGACCTGGTCGACGCGGAGGCGGCGGCCCGGTTGCGGGCGGCTCTCGTACGGCTCAACCCGGCCGCCCGGATCATCGAGGCCGAGCACTCCCGCGTGGACCTCCGACAGGTCCTCGGCACCGGCCTGTTCGACCTGGAGCGCGCCCAGCAGGCACCCGGCTGGGTCCAGGAGCTCAACGGCGAGCACGTGCCCGAGACCGAGGAGTACGGGGTCTCCTCGACCGTCTTCCGCTCCGAACTCCCCTTCCACCCGGGCCGGTTGTGGGACTTCGTCACCGAGGGCATGGACAGCGGGGCGTACGGGCGGATCCTGCGCTCGAAGGGCTTCTTCACCCTGGCCAGTCGCCCGCACGTGACGGGCCTGTGGTCACAGGCCGGTGCGGTGGCCCGCTTCGAGCCCTCCGGGGCCCGGGACGGCGAGGCGCCCTACGCGCAGGAACTCGTCTTCATCGGCACGCAGTTGGAGCCGGAGGCGCTGCACGCGGCACTCACCGCCTGCCTCATGGCCCCGGACGAGAGCCAACCGCTCGTGGACCCCTTCCCCTACTGGGAGACGTACGGCGTCGACGACACCTGCGACCACGAGGGCGCCGACGCGCACGCTCACGCCGCCGTGGCGTAGAACTCCGCCCGCACCCGCAGCAGCCACGCCTCGACCGGTGCCTCGTCGGGCCGGTCGGGCAGCGCGCTGCGGGTCTCGGCGAAGGCGCTCTCGTAGTGCGCGAGCAGCGACCGGGCGGAGGCCGGATCGGCGGCGACGGAGTCACCGAAGCGGTGGTACTCCTCGGGGTCCTCGACCCGCACGGTGAGCCGTCCGGTGGTGTAGAGCTCCAGGCCCTGGTGGCAGAGCCGCTTCAGGTGCCGGGCGTGCTTGGCGGTGCGGTGGTCGCCCGCGCGGCTCTCCAGCTTCCTGAACTGCTGGCCGGCGTACCCGAGATAGGCGTCCCGGACCCGCTGGGCACTGAGGAACGCCCCCCGGATGCCGATGAGTTCATCGCCCAGCGGGGTGCGCACCTCGTACAGCTCGTCCGGCAACCACGCCAGCTCCATCACGGTGGGGTTGCCGCCGAGGGCGAGCCGGCACCACTTCGCCGCCTCGTGCAGGGTGCGGTCCGGTGCCGTCGTGACGTGGGACTCCCTCGGGGTGTGCAGGCCGAGCAGGCTCGCGGTGGGCGCGGCGAACATGCCGAGCCGGTCCACGTCGGAGCCCTCGCGGGCGAGTCCGTACGCGGTCGAGCCGACGATGCCGGAGAGCAGGATGTTCTGGACGGTCACCCGCCCATTGTGCTGACCTGCGCGGATGCCGGTCACCCGGTTTTCCGCGCCGCCCGTCCGGGAATGCCTGGCGCCCGCACGCGTTGAACCCCGTGTGAGCTCTCTGATCGCCGCCACCCGCTTCTCCGTCCTCGACCGCTCCCGGACCCGCGAGGGCGGCACGAACGCGCAGGCGCTCCAGGACACCGTCCAGCTGGCGCGGGAACTGGAGCAGCTCGGCTACCACCGTTTCTGGGTCTCGGAGCACCACGGGGTCCCGGGGGTCGCCGGCTCCGCGCCGACAGTCCTGGCCGCCGCTGTGGCCTCCGCCACCGACACCATCCGGGTCGGTACCGGCGGTGTGATGCTGCCCAACCACCAACCCCTGGTCGTCGCCGAGCAGTTCGGGGTGCTGGAGTCGCTCTTCCCCGGCCGGATCGACATGGGCCTGGGCCGCTCGGTCGGCTTCACCGACGGCGTGCGCAAGGCGCTGGGGCGCGGCAAGGACGACGCCGACGACTTCGCCGTACAGCTTCAGGAGTTGCTGGGCTGGTTCCGCGGCACCTCCCCGACGGGGGTGCGGGCCCGCCCCGCCGAGGGCCTGACCGTGCCGCCGTTCGTGCTGGCCATGGGCGAGGGTGCCGGGATCGCGGCCCGCGCGGGCCTGCCGATGGTCATCGGCGACCTGAGGAACCGCGACAGGATGCAGCGCGGCATCGAGCACTACCGCAGCCACTTCCGCCCCTCCCCCTGGGCCGCCGAACCGTACGTCGTGATCTCCGGCACGGTCGCGGTCGCGGCCACCCCCGACGAGGCCCGCCGCCTGCTGATCCCGGAGGCCTGGTCGATGGCGTACTCCCGCACCCACGGCACCTTCCCGCCCCTCCCACCCGCCGACCGCGTGGAGGGCCTCACGATGACGACGAAGGAGCGCGGCTTCTACGAGTCCGGCCTCACCGGCCACATCGCGGGCACCGAGGAGCAGGTCGCCCACGAACTGGAGACGGTCCTGAAGGAGACGGGCGCCCAGGAGATCCTGGTCACGACCAGCACGTACGACCGCGAGGCCCTGCTGGACTCCTACCGGCGGCTGGCGCGGGTCGCGGGCAGTGGTACGGCTCCCTCCGCGTAGGGCGCGGAGGGAGGAACATCAGAACAGCGCCCGTACGGCCTCCTGGACCGCGACGGCCGCTCCGGCAAGCACCGTCACCGTACGCCCCATGACGCCGATCGTGTCGGCCGCGCCCTCGATGGTGTCCCGTTGGTCCGCAGGGTTGCCGAGGGCCCGCTCGATACGGTCCGCCGCGCGCAGTCCGGCGTCCCGGTTCTCGCCGGCGTCGAGTCGGTACAGGGCCTCCCGGAAATCCCGGAGGGCGGCACGGACGTCGGCGACCGCGGGATTGTTGCGCTGCACGTTCTGGTTGACGGTGGCGTCCCTCCCCGCGGCCACTGCCTGGCCGATACCGTCGTTGCCCTGGTTCAAGGTGGCCGACACGCTCTGGCGCCCCCTTCCGCTCCGCCAACCGCGGCCTTCTCGCGGAGTTCGAGTCATTCCTCGTCCCCTTTCTCCGTCGTCGTGCTGCTCGACTTGGCGCTGTCGTCCCGGTCACCGGTGCGACGCGGCTGCTGTTCGTGCCCGTCGTCCGACTCCGTTTGCTGGGTGGCCTGCGCGTCCCGCCCCGCCGTCACCGCCTGGATGATGTTGTTGTCGCCGGCGTGGATGATCGTCATGATCTTCTGGGCCTGGCGCTTGAAGTCCGTGACGTCGACACCCTTGAATTCGAGGAAGTCCTCGACGGTGGAGAACATGGACGACTGGACGATCGTCACGTGCCGGACCGCGTCCTCGGCGGTGTGCATGTCGCCGGTGTAGATGGGCGAGTAGCGCTCGCGCAGGCTTGTCGGCAGGGGTCGCTTCGGGACCTCCGCGAGTTGCTCGTCCACCGTCTGCTCGCTCTCGCCCGCACACCACCGCAGAAGCCGCCACCACGCTTGGGCCAGAGCGAGAAGGTCCCCCAGTGCCTGCAGGGGTATCTGCGCGAACCTTCGGAAACTGCGCAGCGCTTCGGGGTCCACTGCCTCGTCGATGTCGTCGTGCAGCGGTGGCAGGACGTGGGGGCGCACCACGAAATGCAGTTCCTGCCCCTCGATCACCGCGGATGCGAGCAGGGTGATGACCAATTGTCCCGACCAGGTGCTGACCTGCCCGGAGAGGTAGCGGCGGACGACGATCCCGGAGCCCCGCTCGTCCGGTGCCCGCCCCCACAGGGCGTCCTCGGCGCCCTCGTCTCCTTCGGGAATCCTGGGCAGGCGAGCCCACCGCCGGGAGGGGCCACCCCGTACGTACCGGACATCGCACTCGAGTGGCCGGAAGGGTGGTTCGGCGATCCGTAGATCGTCGAGGTCCTC
Above is a window of Streptomyces griseorubiginosus DNA encoding:
- a CDS encoding GTP-binding protein gives rise to the protein MPYDRLLPVTVLSGFLGAGKTTLLNHVLANREGLRVAVIVNDMSEVNIDAALVRGGEAALSRTEERLVEMTNGCICCTLRDDLLEEVDRLAREDRFDHLLIESSGISEPMPVAATFAFARDDGATLGDVARLDTMVTVVDAANFLPELEKGDELAERGLAPFEDDERTVSDLLVDQIEFADILVLNKLDLVDAEAAARLRAALVRLNPAARIIEAEHSRVDLRQVLGTGLFDLERAQQAPGWVQELNGEHVPETEEYGVSSTVFRSELPFHPGRLWDFVTEGMDSGAYGRILRSKGFFTLASRPHVTGLWSQAGAVARFEPSGARDGEAPYAQELVFIGTQLEPEALHAALTACLMAPDESQPLVDPFPYWETYGVDDTCDHEGADAHAHAAVA
- a CDS encoding DNA polymerase beta superfamily protein → MTVQNILLSGIVGSTAYGLAREGSDVDRLGMFAAPTASLLGLHTPRESHVTTAPDRTLHEAAKWCRLALGGNPTVMELAWLPDELYEVRTPLGDELIGIRGAFLSAQRVRDAYLGYAGQQFRKLESRAGDHRTAKHARHLKRLCHQGLELYTTGRLTVRVEDPEEYHRFGDSVAADPASARSLLAHYESAFAETRSALPDRPDEAPVEAWLLRVRAEFYATAA
- a CDS encoding LLM class flavin-dependent oxidoreductase — translated: MSSLIAATRFSVLDRSRTREGGTNAQALQDTVQLARELEQLGYHRFWVSEHHGVPGVAGSAPTVLAAAVASATDTIRVGTGGVMLPNHQPLVVAEQFGVLESLFPGRIDMGLGRSVGFTDGVRKALGRGKDDADDFAVQLQELLGWFRGTSPTGVRARPAEGLTVPPFVLAMGEGAGIAARAGLPMVIGDLRNRDRMQRGIEHYRSHFRPSPWAAEPYVVISGTVAVAATPDEARRLLIPEAWSMAYSRTHGTFPPLPPADRVEGLTMTTKERGFYESGLTGHIAGTEEQVAHELETVLKETGAQEILVTTSTYDREALLDSYRRLARVAGSGTAPSA